tgataataaaatttatcatattCTCCGTACATTGTTTAGCGTTCATTTAAAATTCCGTGTGGAAGTGCAAGGTAAACTATACGAACTCTAtaggaatagaaaaataataaaaataccgcgtgaaattttttctatttctctccAACGCTGCACGCGAGCTTCTCACACGCTATTCAATATTGTCGCACGTTAATTAACATTATTAGGCTTAAAGTTTAGTATAATTGAAAGTTACAGTCAGCAAGTTTAATTATCTTCTTAGAAACGAAGACAaactgaattgaaaaaattatgcgtaataaaaaaattttccacctgaGAGAGCGTTGATCAAGAATGATATGTTTGTAAAAAatggtatataaatattggGATCACTAGTTTtgcaataaaaacaaaagcagaaggaaaaaaaagtatgttttgtatttcaaaaaaaatttcgcttcATTGATACCTGATTCAtcgtattgaatttttcgctAACAATGGGATTGTAGAATGATTTttatggaaatatttttcagctaCTCAAGTTTTATACTGATCAGTCATCGTAgggaaaaattgagaaataagaaaagtaTTATTTCGCGATGCTCTCAGCCGCGTTGTATAATTCGATCTCGAATAATAGTGTAGCGGTGCTGTTCAAAGGTGTTCCGTGAAAATTTCCTACTATTTGAGGGCTTGTTTTTCTCCTTCGTTATATACGCACTCGCTATActttataatattaaattgatatgttttaaaaaaggagacaaaataaaaaatcacgtcTCACCGTGGAATGGAATCGCAAAACATAGTAAATTTGTGAGAAAGTATAAGAAAACAATTGTGGCTTTAATGTTCAGGCAATTGCGTCTGAAATATCGGTGAGACGGTGAAGGTATAACTTGAATCGCGATCTTGGATTTCACGGGATCTCGGATAAGTACACATGTGTGATTATGCAATGTGTACCTATCGggaatttaaaaatcattatcaaGACAGCGGCTGAAgattcgatcgatcgatcgatcataATCGTAATaccgtatatttttcttctttgtaatCGGCCGTTTGCATGAGTCGTTATCGCGTTCAGTTGTCATCGCCGTCGCACGAAAGAATTGCTTACCTAACGAAGCGAGTATCCCCTCCCGTACTGATCGCCTCTCTACAAATAAAGGCGACGGTTGTTCTCTCTGACGAAATACTCGGCTCGATTTAGTAATTGGAAAACGAAGAAACTCACCGACAGGGACTGCCCAAGGTTTGCCATGTTCGAGACGTATTGCACCTGGTCGTAGTCGTTGTAGTTGACGTTTTTCATGTCGTTGTAGGACTGCAGGGAGTTCAAGTAGTGCTGACGAGTCTCCGGCTTGCTTTGTCTATGTCCGTTTGTCATCTCCTTGATTGCCGCAGCCCGCGCAGCTACTTCTTCGGCGATACGTTGCTCCTGGGATTAGAAGAACCGATACTTTACGCCCCGGGGAGACGATTGTCAACtgagtattttttaaatcgcaACGACGCGTCgctctgttctttttttttttttgccgtcGAAAACACGAACCGGCCAGAGATTTTCCTCTATTTATGTCTTGGAAAATGTTCTCATGACGTCAGAGCCTGGCTGtcggcgccattttatcaccacaTAACCTAAGATTTTGATTTTAATGAAGGCAAATCGTAATTCTTGCGATTTCAAGTTACTCGTGtcaaataaatcaattaaacGATCAGCTGTCGACCTGCTTGcattaatttgattttttttcaccagatGACGAATTGCAAAGTGACAATCTCCGTAGAAAGTGAGAGATTTTCGATCGGGAATAATTGAACGATATTCATGTGTAAGTGCGAAACTAAACTTAATATTTGAGGGTTGGCCATTTGCTGGCGCTAAATCTGACAAAGTACCGTACGTACTTTGAAACAGAAAGTTTCCATGCGGTTTTGTGTTTCGCGTCACGAAAGTGAGGGGGAAAGTTGAATGGGATCTTGTGTGTATCCACAGGTTGCAGAAGTGAGGTTACAGCGACGAAGGGACTGTACAAGGTGTACTTATTATTTACCGCCAACTTCCGATTCGCCTTTATGTTGTACCTGTGTACAGTTGGTTGTCCGTacaaaagagagagagagaggtcaGAGTGGTGTCGCTGCAAAGAGAGTTTTCCGGTGGTTGGTATTACATGGGAATTCCGACCTGTTTACCGACGGAGGTTCCGACAACTTCTAAACTTCCCTGAACCCTGCGCGCGGTATACCGAAAGTTTTCGACCCCCGTGAAGGAGATCGAGGATGCGGTTTGGTAGGTACTCGAGCCGTCCGAGTTTGAGCTGATGATAGTCAAGACGAGGGTGGGTAATTCCACATCTCGAAACGTATGGGATCATCGCGTCAATCGCGAGCGAGTAATCAGCCCTCAAAGGACCGTAGCGCGaagtaagaaaagaaaaaaaaaaaaaaatagaaggagGTCTCACCGGCGCCGAAATAAATTGACGGGGGTAAGAATGATCACCTGGAGTTCTCGGGCTCGTTCGGTGCGGATGAGTTCCTTCAAGTGCTGAAAGCTTCCGGCCTGAGGAACGTGGGAGATGCTGTCTTGGGATGAGGGCGAAGCTCCACCCACGTGCCGGAAATTCGTCAGGCGACGACGGGGTGACTGTGAGGGGTGACGATTTACCGTTCCATAATGGCGCGTCACCTCCTCGAAAGCTCGCGTTCTGTCGGGCATGCCGTTCCGCAGTTGATGACCCGCGGGAGCTTTGTGGACTATTCTTCCGAATATCGGCACGCCACCCGCTCCGCGGACTCTGGCAGGACCTGTGGGTCCTTCGAACCGGAAGAGAGATGACGATGAAGTTAATTAACGTTACTTCATACGCTTAAGATTGTGTTAAATTGAGCTGATAAATCATAATAAAGAAAACATGTTCATAATTTGAAAAGCCAACTCCTTGAGAGTCGttctaaaattgtacaacgattcATTCCGTGATGTATGgatacagtaacgttactaacttcaacatggTGAAGAGAGAGGGTTTGATCAGTTCGTACCATGGAGGTACTTTCTCTCGCACGGCGTCACGTGACTGCACTTCAAGTGGATGTCATAGACATCCTTTACTGGCAGAGTAAAATGTCACTGGTTTTTACTGTTATCGAAGCTTACGCAGCACTGATGTGAAAATGTCGTGGTCAGCGCAATTTTACATGCAATGCCATACAAACATATCCAAAAAGTTCTGTCTTTCATGCAGGAATATGGCCAGTCAATATGTTCCTACAATAAGTGATCATTGTTGAgtaaaacaaaacttttttttcagcattcTTATCCGTTATTTCACGTAGAATCGCGCTGACTGCGGTATTTAGACATCATTGATGCGTAGGCTTTGGTAATGTGTAGTCAAAACAAGTGATATTTAACGTGGTCGGTAAAGAGTGACTGTGGCATCACCTAATTACGAGTATTTACGAAATTTGatccaatttttctcaaaacttctAATCGACTTGACATTGTTTAGGAAATGATAATGCTGCTGAAGAAAACTACGCCTTGGTCAGCTAGGGGtgaataaatgtaatatatatttttaacctATCTATTTCGCTGCGAAATGAGATTTGAGGTTGTATCTTgcaaatttttcgatcattCGATTCATAGGTACGATAATTTGACTGTCCTAGCTGATCAGAGAGCAATTCCTAGCATCCAAACGGATCACATATcccgaaaaatatttcaaatctaACCGAtgttttacgaaaaactgATCGAATATCGTAAGTGTGCTTGAATTGGTCACGTGACACCGTACTCGAAGCGCTTTAGCGCTTCGTTGTCGACTTTATGGCTTTGTGGAGTTGTTATGATGACAGAGTACCTTGCGAATGCTCGAGTTGGTTCAGACTTTTTACTCTGATTCTATGTTATTGATCGGGGGACGAGTGTCAACGTCAGGTGTCAAGAGTGTGTAGTTGGGAAGATTTCTGGTGTGTAAGTTTCGTGTTGGCACAAGATTCGCTCGAGTTTCGGGTCGGCTTATGGAACCCCACATGTACGGGTACATGTACATGACCCGGTGAAATTATGCCTTTAACCCTGCAGGAAGCTCTCTTACCCCGATAGACCAGGGACGACTGCGTCCGGTCTAGATAGGGCTCCCAAACGTTGTACGAGAACGGATCGCGGTAGGTTGGTATTTCGTTGGTGATTTCTGCAGCTCTGCTCTGCCTCTTGCTGTATCTCCACATGGCTCTGAGCTCCTCGCAAGATGGCTCCTCCATATTTCCCCGTTTCTCGGTAAGCCCTCCCGATATTTGAACCGGGATACCCAGCTCGGGGTTCGCCGGATGGACACCGTACTGCTGACCCTTCGATCCCATTATGTTGCTCGCGAGCAACACGTGAAAGCTCAGCAACCCTACGATAGCCTGCATTCTCTGTAAGCACAGAAGAGAACGTTGGCCCgtaagaaatttcattttacaatcTCTACCATTGTTGGTATAATGTTCTCCTCATCCAAAGCTGACAGTTGGAAGCTCAAAGCTCGACGCTTAATTGCATTCCATTCTGACTTTGCGCCCGATTTCGCATGTATTTACCCGCGCGGGAATGAAAGCTACAGGATATATAAGAGTACGCGAGAAATGGTGCGGATAATTGTATTTGTGGATTGATTATATACACCGTGGATACTGAATCTTGGCACTTAACATGATTAACTTTGTAAGGAAACTGCTATCTTATCCCGTGTTTCGGGGGCTTCGGTGATTCGCGAGAATTTGAAACTTGTAATTAATTTAGGCTGAACGCCAGGCTGGAACTATGTGATAGTGTATCGAGTAAACCCATATGCATAATACTGGCGTCGTCGCCTCAAGCAAGTGTACGGCTCTAGTGCTTGGTTGACGGCGTAAGAGGATTAGTTCATCCCATAAATTGCTAGGTGTTGCTAAATTACGTACAGAACCTACTGTAATTATATTCGTCAGGAGTCCTGCTGCAGTGGTACTCCAAGCAGTTATGTCGCGTTATTAAATACGTCTACATCCCTCCATTCTCCACATACCTGTACCAATCGCCTTCATTTTCCGAGCAATCGAGTTGCCGGTTTTAAGAGCTGTGAACCATTCGTACGGAATTTATACCACATGACTGGAGGCCAACGGAATACGTGCTTCCAGTCGATTATACAATCCTTACAAACATTCTCTGAATATAATACTTTTAGCCTGAATTGATTCAGTTTGAGTGGCTATGACTTTGTGGCTTCGGTAAATTGAGTTAACAATTTGGTCGGGAACACGATATGCACCATCCAGTAAAATTAATTCTCGATTATACAATCAGGGACCCACGCGCTTACCTATTTACCGAGAAGAAGCGCAGGCGTTGTACAAATACGATGATCCTGATTATCCGCGATGCCGTTTACGCggcaattattataattaaggGTTGATTGGGTTAAAGGGGAGCGTCACGAACTGTATCTGGTGCATGTACACATGCTGCGTGGATGAATCAATTTTGGCACCAACCTTTACGTTGTTTTCAGTCTTTCCTCAAGCCGTGTGACGATTGAAATAGTCTTTCCAAAGATATGTGTTGTGAGATATGCACCGTGATTGAAATATCTGCAAGCAAACAAGAAACGGTATCGATTTTAGGTACACATATACAGGCATATGAAACTCGGTTTATTTCGAATCAAACACTCTGTTTGCTTCAGGCAGGTGCGGGATACGCGGATTTGTATTACACTCAGCAATCGAGGCGGGGTTGTAAtgccgaatttgaaaagttccgaaagccccaaattccgaatttttatGTGGTCAAAGTTAAAGTAaggaaataaaactttgaGGAGATacgaaagtttcgaatggtccgaaacccgaGGCTCAAATCtccgaaagagaaaaattccgaaaggtcGAAGGGACATACctccgacaagtcaaagttccgaaagtgcaagaatgagaaaatttcttaatccgaaacatcgaaattccgaatgaacgaagattttcaattctatAAATTTCTTATTCGGCGAAGTTTCAGCactttgagatttttttgttttggattttcgatatgtttacgttcggaatcctgatCATTCGcattttcaatgtttctgattttttacacccactcgttgagtaaactacgctgagtgagtatattttattttttagaattttctctaccgaaacgtttttttctttttggaaTCTTGCATTTTAAAACTTTGAGGCGTCGGGTTTTCggccattcgaaactttgttgtgtCGTATAAGTTTGATTCATTTACTTCAAGTAAATACTTCagaattaggcgctttcgggatttttcaaattcgcaaCTCCAGCCCTGCCCTCACCCATCAAATCGGACCAGTACGGGTACGAGTTCGCATCAGCCACAACATGAAGCCCGAAATTACAAGTACGTATATGATCAAAAAGATGAAAGGACCCTCCGATTTCCATTGTGAAAATCCGCATTTCCGTGATTGAAACGAGAAAGATGgcagaaaaaaggaagaaatccTGCTTCGTTTAACGATGTGCATTATACCGTACCTCTGGTCGTTCACGGTATGTGAGAGGCACGCCAAAACTTCCATTACCCTGTACCCGCCTTATACCCACCTCAGCTCAGGGAATATAAAGTAATTTACGGGGGCCCATAAAGTAACGCTGTGGGATCTCGATGCTTGACAATACTCGAATATTCTACTGGAGCATCGCAGAAAACGGGATAAGCTGGTTGAGTAAAGGGTACAGTCTCGAGTCGTCGTGGGCGTAAGCAGGCACTTGATCTGAGAATAGACGTAGGTATTTCCATTCCTTGGGGGTCTTGAAGGGTGTTTTGTTGATCTCTATGCTCTTTAGTTTTGTACGGCATACTGATTTATTTGAGGGGTTTCTGCGCCACCTTCCCAATAGCACGTAACGGTTGGAACCATTGAATAACCGACAACCAATATACTGAGAGGTTCTCTTGAAAGGACCCGCTCGGCAATTGCAACTCGTCTAGTTTATATGCGTAGCCAACTTCGTAAAAATGTTACTAGCATAGTAGACAGAATGAACGATGCGTAATAAATTGCGCGGCGGCTACGCCGTGATCCGGCCATTCTTAATACGCGAAAGGTTATGATTGACTGTCACTTGCACGGTTTTCTACACAGGTCTGGGCATTCCTGTTCCTTTACCATTGAACGCCGTGTAACCGGTTTGAAGCTTGTGTTTTCTAGTTTGACCGGGGCGCTGCAATCTCGGAGGCCGGTTACTACAAGTGCATTGGCCTCCCCCTCACTAGCACTAGCGGAAAAAATGCGGCAAAAGTTCACAACTTCGGTTTCAATTCCCTTACGATTTTAGAGACGGAGTGTCCGACCTATATAGAAGACCGTGGCCATTTGTCAACGTGTTCCCCTATTTGGTACAATTGTACTTTTCTAGTACATTTTAATCGTACACTTACATACACTTTATGATTTTTTAGTAGATTTAGAGATGTTTTAGCACgctttgataatttttaatacaatttcTTAAATGCGGTTTCTCCAGGCAATATTGAGTTTCCAACTAAACCCCATCGATATAACATGCTGTTTATGCCAATGTAAAACCCTACATTTCTCTAGAGAGCATATTATAAGATCGTATGTTTTCCTCCGTGCGGTTCGACATCATAACCTGGGCATAAATAGCATGTAACCCACATGGGGCATGAACCTGTCGAAAGAGACCCTTTAGTGGCCTGCGTAAGTGGCAAGTGCGAACTGCGAAAACAATGAAAGCATTGCCTGGTGGCAAAAAACATAATCTTACAATAGTTGAATTCCATTCAGTACATTCTACTACCTATctagtacattttttttcatggaaCTGCTACATTCTCAATTACAAGAGTGACAACACTGGTTCTTATCTACAAAGTTTTGCACGGAGCCTAGATATAAGGAGAACGACCGTGATGTATGAGAAACGGGCAGCAAGATCTTTCTGCACTAGAGGCGCTGGTGTTgctgatttcagattttttaaatttaaaaagcGGAATGCCGCAATCACGTGATACAAACAATAACAAACGGATGCCATGAACCTGACATTAGCATCACCAGCGCTACCCTGGTGGAGATTGTGAGAAAATGatctctttcctttttttctggCCGTAAATAAACCCGAAAAGCCTACGACCATCGTACTCTTTATGAAGTACTCCGTGAAGGTTTGTTTCAGGCTACGAGTACGGATGTTGGCCAATCAAAATTGAGCAAGTTAAATCGCGCGCGCGCTGCGAGCTGGTCCTTTCTAAGAAAACCTCTCGGTATAAGGCCGAAGGAATTATTTACACCCTCAGTATAAATACCGACGGGCCACCATGTTTGGAGTCTGGATGTAAATAAGCTTTCAGTTGATCGTTTGAACAAAAGCTCCTCGTTAGTCgtaatacaataattaaaaaggAAATATAtatgagtatatatatacaaaggagaaaaattggaagaggaaaaaataagaattttccTCACTGGAGTTACGATATTCCGCACaacatgtttattattatacctttgGCATGGTATATAACTCGGCTCTACGCTTTACTTGTATTGGTTTCGCTCGATAATTTTTACCACCGGCGGTAAATGGTTTGCGGTACGACGACGTATcctttatatgtatgtatacaataagGTAGTACATAGTACCTCTAGCCTCTTTATACCTTATAGGGTGGATGCGTGTGGATGCGTGTGGGCGTGAGATATGTCGTctgtgttgttttttcttcttctcttttgttCGTTCTGCTGTTTTCACCCGGTTTTATACGTAGGGTAGGAAGGTCCGTGGGAGTGATAACGATGCATGGGTTATAAAGACCGTTTAAAGGCTAAAATGTAAGAGCGAAATGAATAgatgaataattaaacaacGGAAACAACAATCGGCGCGTGGGCTTGCAGTGACGTCAAACGTTAACTACAGGACGGTGtgataaaatgataattgagCATAGGCTTCTCCGACGAAACCATCGACCCATATAACTCGCGGCAACAATACAGGCTTGCGCGAGGTTTTGTGTTACCATAAAGTTTTCCAAGTTCGAGTTTCTCGTCGATTCGAACGAATTGAAAGATGCAGGAACTAAGAGAGATGGAATTGCGAGGTTATATATATAGCGGTATATTGGAGCAGCGTAACGAGGGCAAATAACAAAGAGAAGCCAGGagttttccttcgtttttcaCGAAGGAAACCCCTGAAGACTTCGAAACGATGCTGGAATTCGATTAGCAGCTGAAACTGGACGCTCGGTGATGTGGCCTGAATTCCAAAGCACTTAACGTTATCCGGCTGCAGGAGCTTTTCGAACCTGTCGTTCcatcttttcttttgttttgaaaaatcaatttcatgcCGTTATATATACCACTTATAGATGATTTACAAACATTCGAACAAATCGAACACGCATGCAAAAATGGTTCAGGGCACGTTCCAATTTATCACGGATTGATGAAAATAGACAATAAATAAAGTTTGTCGCAATTATACAAATTCCGATAATGCACGAAGTAAGTCCAAACTGAAAAACTTCGTTGCACACGTTCCTCCGATTTTAAATCTCTGTGGGAATAGTCGAGAGTCAAAACGGTCAACGTCTCTCAGAATTAGCACGAATATTCCTGCTACCCCGTGAATTAACTGATGCGATTAACGACCAGTCCAATCAACGGATATTTGCCGATTCAAACTCTCTACCCGCACATTTCTCCCGGGACTTAATCAATTgtcgaatttcatttcacagaGCTGATTGGGGTTTCTTTTAGTGGTTCATTCGCGTGCCGTAACAACAAGTGTCGAATGCTCATATTTTACAGTGAAGGAAAAATTAACAGTGTGCGTACAACGACGAAAAGGAGAGGAGATATCGGTTGCCCCGTCATTCATTTCCGATAACAACCCATTAAGTCGGGTAACTTATATATACGGTTCTGCACTATGGGAGGCACGATAACGGTGAACGGGCATTTTCTgccttctgcttcttctccGCCTTCTTCTCTTCACATTGTGTCAGACACTACAATGCACCGGCTTTTATATATGACATTCTTTTGTAAATCCTGAGGGGATGACATCAAATAAGCCATTTTTAATACACGGTTCGGTAGGGTAATAGGTACATACATTGTTGGCTGGCTGGGTGGTACACAATAAACGTGGGACGGAGCAAACTCTTTAATTCCGACACTTGTGGGTGTCTGAATTAGTGGCGTCTGGTGAATGCCGGTGAAACATGCTGTCACAAAAGTTTGGGAGATCGATAGGGCGGAGCGGAAAGCTCCCCTTAAACCGCACCGCCAGCCGTGAAACTTGTCCGAATAAGCATGTACACGGGCGATTTCTGCGGTCGATCGATTGTAAATTGCGATAAACTTACACGGAGGGTTGAGGTTTTCCGCACCGTTCGAAGCCGTCCGAATGGAGGCGGGTAAGAAAAACCTGTCACTTTTCTCCGACATTAAGCCTACTCTTAAGATGAAATAAATCACCCTGCAGGGGTTGTCGCATTACTGAACGGACCCATTCAATTCAACTCCGCAATTGTCCGTCCATAATGATTCGTGATTATATCCTCGGTTAAAAATTCGTTCGGATATTAAACTGCATTCCACTATAGATACGTCTGATCCGGCTTTTGCGAGCACGTTTATTACTGGCTAATTATTCAAGAGAAACTCGCGGATACTCGCATTACAGCTGTACGCAATGATTTCTCCGCTGCATAATTAGAGTCAAAAACAGGTAATTAATCAAAGCTCTGAGACTGGCGCGTGTCGGGCGTAttaagggggaggggggtacAGCTTGGACGGTATGAAATCATGTTTATTTTTAggagtttcgttttttttaatgaaacgcTTACAGCAAGTTTTGAGTTCCAGAgctttatatattatttataatttcaagaacattttgaaattttttcattgcattAATAACAAAGTGGCGGTATGACGCATATGGGCAGCGAACGACCACGTTTTCAATTCGGTGGTACAGATTCTTCGgtgaatttttatccgatcaacttgaaattttgacgcattcattaaaatttgttcatcGATTCAAACTCGTGGCTAGATTTTTGAGTTTCAAtcctagaatttttttttatccaaattttgaaacaattttttggtcgaaaaatgacattttttattcataatcttatatacatatatatggggcaaaaaaatgttttaatatTTCGGCTACGAGCTCGAACCCGAAAGAGTGTTTTTAATTCCCAAAAATCTTTCTATTTGtcaatgagaaaaattctaaaatgttctacaaactataaataataaagccccTAAACTGAAATTGTTCCAAGTGTTTCCatttgcttaaaaaaaaaaaaaaaaactctgtaAAATAGGTACGATTTTAAGATCGACCAAGCTGTGCCCCCCCACCCTTAACAAATCGGCATAAAATTCTAATAACAAGCTACAGCGGTCCCGATGAATAATCAGGGTCGGTATATATTATCTAACTACCAGATTACGTTTTAATCTTTATTCGACCTTGCAAACAGTTTTGTTGGGCTGAATTAAGTTCTCTGCTGTTCTCTGACCCTCGCGGGTATTGATAGTGGACATCGATTTATACGGTAATCATTGGGTTGAACCAGCAGATGGAGCTTGACCCTCTAGACTCCAAGATCTATAAGGCATTCTGTTTGGTCTGTTCTAACTCAGTTTGATCGACCACGAGCCTTGCTATCAAGTTCGACCAACATAGTTTAGTTATGTTTGCATCGGCCGTCCGCTTCAAAGGTAaactaattaattttaatcgaaaaatCTGCGGCGTGCTTGTCGAGCACAAAGCGGATCCTCTGAACGAGGTTTGTATGGTATATTGAGAAAAGCTTACGGAGAAGTTTGTCACGAGATAACAAGTTTGTTCATCAGGGGTTGACGGttggtgttgaaaaaaaaaaaaaaaaaaaaaaaaaaaaggaagaaaaaatattaacactACCGCAATTCTTTTGAATTTGTCGGTTAATGGAGATGAGAATTACGGTCTTTCTAATCTGCAATAGTGCAGGGTCCCTTCATCTCACCAGTTAAACCGGCAAAACGACTGTGAC
The Neodiprion fabricii isolate iyNeoFabr1 chromosome 5, iyNeoFabr1.1, whole genome shotgun sequence genome window above contains:
- the LOC124182764 gene encoding uncharacterized protein LOC124182764, translating into MQAIVGLLSFHVLLASNIMGSKGQQYGVHPANPELGIPVQISGGLTEKRGNMEEPSCEELRAMWRYSKRQSRAAEITNEIPTYRDPFSYNVWEPYLDRTQSSLVYRGPTGPARVRGAGGVPIFGRIVHKAPAGHQLRNGMPDRTRAFEEVTRHYGTVNRHPSQSPRRRLTNFRHVGGASPSSQDSISHVPQAGSFQHLKELIRTERARELQEQRIAEEVAARAAAIKEMTNGHRQSKPETRQHYLNSLQSYNDMKNVNYNDYDQVQYVSNMANLGQSLSRGDQYGRGYSLR